Proteins encoded together in one Coffea arabica cultivar ET-39 chromosome 2c, Coffea Arabica ET-39 HiFi, whole genome shotgun sequence window:
- the LOC113724218 gene encoding phenylacetaldehyde reductase-like: MSVAGKVVCVTGASGYIASWLVKLLLERGSKLPFVTSKDRVLDGTGWSQGKASVVSGNLLEEGSFDAIVDGCEGVFHAASPVQLSVSNPQAQLLDPAVKGTLNVLQSCAKVQSIKRVILTSSIAAVIYNDELKDGVIVDESWFSVPLYCEEHKLWYQLSKILAENAAWDFSKEHGIDMIAINPGMVTGPFLQPSATLSAEVILSLVNGIDPFPNMVIPWVDVRDVAYSHIVAFEIASASGRYCVVERTAGCCELIRILTELFPTLQLPDK, translated from the exons atgagcGTGGCAGGGAAGGTGGTGTGCGTGACTGGAGCTTCGGGATACATAGCTTCATGGCTAGTTAAGCTGTTGCTTGAGCGTGGTTCAAAGCTTCCGTTCGTGACCTCA AAAGACAGAGTTCTTGATGGCACTGGATGGAGCCAAGGAAAGGCTTCAGTTGTTTCAGGCAACTTATTGGAAGAGGGATCCTTTGACGCAATAGTTGATGGATGTGAAGGCGTTTTTCATGCTGCATCTCCAGTTCAACTTTCAGTGAGCAATCCGCAG GCACAGCTATTGGATCCTGCAGTGAAGGGAACGCTGAATGTGCTACAGTCTTGTGCCAAAGTTCAATCTATCAAAAGAGTGATTTTAACGTCTTCTATTGCAGCAGTTATATACAATGATGAATTAAAGGACGGTGTCATAGTTGACGAAAGTTGGTTTTCAGTTCCATTATACTGTGAAGAGCACAAG TTATGGTATCAACTATCAAAAATTTTGGCAGAGAATGCTGCTTGGGATTTCTCAAAGGAGCATGGTATTGACATGATTGCAATTAATCCAGGAATGGTCACCGGTCCCTTCTTGCAGCCTTCTGCCACTTTGAGTGCAGAAGTGATCTTGAGCCTAGTAAATG GAATTGACCCATTCCCTAATATGGTTATACCATGGGTTGATGTTAGAGATGTTGCATATTCACATATTGTTGCCTTTGAAATCGCTTCTGCCAGTGGAAGATATTGCGTAGTTGAGAGAACTGCAGGCTGCTGTGAGCTTATCAGGATTCTGACTGAACTCTTCCCAACTCTCCAGTTGCCAGATAAGTGA